From the genome of Flavobacterium luteolum, one region includes:
- a CDS encoding urocanate hydratase, producing the protein MTFKEQIQQGIPSVLPSKKEYDPAINHAPKRKEILSAEEKKLALKNALRYFDPKHHAELIPEFSEELEKYGRIYMYRLRPDYKMYARPIEEYPGKSLQAKAIMHMIQNNLDYAVAQHPHELITYGGNGAVFQNWAQYLLTMQYLSEMTDEQTLTMYSGHPMGLFPSHKEAPRVVVTNGMVIPNYSKPDDWEKMNALGVSQYGQMTAGSYMYIGPQGIVHGTTITVLNGFRKIKQNPEGSLFVTSGLGGMSGAQPKAGNIAGCITVCAEVNPKITKIRHEQGWINEVVTSTDELVARVALAKTNKETVSIAYLGNVVDVWERFDQENIKIDLGSDQTSLHNPWAGGYYPVGISFEEANDLMANNPELFKEKVQETLRRHADAINKHTAKGTYFFDYGNAFLLEASRAGADVMAENNIDFRYPSYVQDIMGPMCFDYGFGPFRWVCTSGKPEDLLKTDAIACEVLEKMAETAPNEIQQQMQDNIKWIKGAQENKLVVGSQARILYADAEGRIKIAEAFNQAIAKGEIGAVVLGRDHHDVSGTDSPYRETSNIYDGSRFTADMAIHNVIGDSFRGATWVSIHNGGGVGWGEVINGGFGMVLDGSTEASKRLASMLFWDVNNGISRRSWARNDGAIFAIKRAMEVEPLLKVTLPNLVDESLL; encoded by the coding sequence ATGACTTTCAAAGAACAAATACAACAAGGAATTCCGTCTGTCTTACCTTCAAAAAAAGAGTACGATCCAGCAATTAATCATGCTCCGAAAAGAAAAGAAATTCTTTCGGCAGAAGAGAAAAAGCTGGCGCTTAAAAATGCCTTGCGTTATTTTGATCCAAAACATCATGCCGAATTAATTCCTGAATTTTCAGAAGAATTAGAAAAATACGGACGTATCTATATGTATCGTCTTCGTCCAGATTACAAAATGTACGCAAGACCGATTGAAGAATATCCTGGAAAATCATTGCAAGCAAAAGCGATTATGCACATGATTCAGAACAATTTGGATTATGCTGTGGCGCAACATCCGCATGAATTGATTACCTATGGCGGAAACGGTGCTGTTTTCCAAAACTGGGCACAATATTTATTGACAATGCAGTATTTGTCTGAAATGACAGATGAGCAGACTTTAACGATGTATTCTGGGCACCCAATGGGATTATTTCCTTCGCATAAAGAAGCACCAAGAGTTGTGGTTACCAACGGAATGGTAATCCCTAATTACTCAAAACCAGACGATTGGGAAAAAATGAATGCGCTAGGAGTTTCACAATACGGACAAATGACAGCGGGAAGTTACATGTACATTGGCCCGCAGGGAATTGTACATGGAACTACAATCACGGTTTTAAATGGTTTCAGAAAAATAAAACAAAATCCAGAAGGAAGTTTATTTGTAACCTCTGGTCTTGGCGGAATGTCTGGCGCACAGCCAAAAGCTGGAAATATTGCAGGTTGTATTACGGTCTGCGCCGAAGTAAATCCGAAAATTACTAAAATCCGTCACGAGCAAGGTTGGATTAATGAAGTGGTAACTTCGACTGACGAATTAGTTGCCAGAGTAGCTTTAGCGAAAACCAATAAAGAAACTGTTTCTATCGCTTATTTAGGAAATGTTGTCGACGTTTGGGAACGTTTTGATCAAGAAAACATCAAAATCGATTTAGGTTCAGACCAGACTTCTCTTCATAATCCTTGGGCTGGGGGTTATTATCCGGTTGGAATTTCGTTTGAAGAAGCAAATGATTTAATGGCAAATAATCCAGAATTATTCAAAGAAAAAGTTCAGGAAACTTTACGTCGTCACGCAGATGCAATTAATAAACACACAGCAAAAGGAACTTACTTTTTTGATTACGGAAATGCCTTTTTACTAGAAGCTTCTCGCGCAGGAGCAGATGTAATGGCAGAAAATAATATCGATTTTAGATATCCTAGTTACGTTCAGGATATCATGGGTCCAATGTGTTTCGATTACGGATTCGGACCTTTCCGTTGGGTTTGCACTTCAGGAAAACCAGAAGATTTATTAAAAACTGATGCTATTGCTTGTGAAGTCTTAGAGAAAATGGCAGAAACTGCTCCAAATGAAATTCAGCAGCAAATGCAGGATAATATCAAATGGATTAAAGGCGCGCAAGAAAACAAATTGGTTGTAGGTTCTCAAGCTCGAATTTTATATGCCGATGCTGAAGGACGAATTAAAATCGCTGAAGCATTCAATCAAGCAATTGCAAAAGGCGAAATTGGCGCTGTGGTTTTAGGACGCGATCATCACGACGTTTCTGGAACTGATTCGCCTTATAGAGAAACGTCAAATATCTACGATGGATCCCGTTTTACTGCCGATATGGCCATTCATAATGTGATTGGAGACAGCTTTAGAGGAGCAACTTGGGTTTCTATCCATAATGGCGGCGGAGTTGGCTGGGGAGAGGTTATAAATGGCGGATTTGGTATGGTTCTTGATGGTTCTACAGAGGCCTCAAAGCGTTTAGCTTCAATGCTTTTCTGGGATGTTAACAACGGAATTTCAAGAAGAAGCTGGGCCAGAAATGATGGGGCTATTTTTGCTATAAAAAGAGCCATGGAAGTTGAGCCATTATTGAA
- a CDS encoding DUF5522 domain-containing protein yields the protein MKEQSNENKLIEGEDFYYTPEGYKCFTEKHHLKRGYCCKSGCRHCPYGFDKRTGEIRRKTN from the coding sequence ATGAAAGAGCAAAGTAATGAAAATAAATTAATCGAAGGCGAAGATTTTTACTATACGCCTGAAGGTTATAAATGCTTTACCGAAAAACATCATTTAAAACGTGGTTATTGCTGCAAAAGCGGTTGTCGCCACTGTCCTTATGGGTTCGATAAAAGAACGGGCGAAATAAGAAGAAAAACGAATTAG
- a CDS encoding 1-aminocyclopropane-1-carboxylate deaminase/D-cysteine desulfhydrase has translation MNPVFNQNINIQFPNDISLTIKREDLIHPFVSGNKFRKLKYNLLQAKAKNKKTLLTFGGAFSNHIAAVAYAGMEQGFKTIGIIRGDELLNKIEENPTLKFAQENGMQFEFVSREEYRLKNEESFIQGLKDKFGDFYLVPEGGTNELAVKGCEEILTDEDAVFNYVCCAVGTGGTISGLINNSLPNQKILGFPALKGDFLTDEIRIFAKKDNWNLISDYHFGGYGKINLELIEFINAFFEETKVSLDPIYTGKMVFGVIDLIGKNYFPPHSKILLIHTGGLQGIDGMNVKLKQKKLPILKTND, from the coding sequence ATGAATCCAGTTTTCAATCAAAATATAAATATTCAGTTTCCGAATGATATTTCGTTGACAATTAAGCGAGAAGATTTAATTCATCCGTTTGTTTCAGGAAATAAATTCAGAAAATTAAAATACAATTTACTTCAAGCGAAAGCCAAAAATAAAAAGACGCTGCTGACTTTTGGCGGCGCTTTTTCCAATCATATCGCAGCTGTAGCTTATGCAGGAATGGAACAAGGTTTTAAGACGATCGGCATTATTCGCGGCGATGAGCTTTTAAATAAAATAGAAGAAAATCCAACCTTGAAATTTGCTCAGGAAAACGGAATGCAGTTTGAGTTTGTTTCAAGAGAAGAGTACCGTTTAAAAAACGAAGAATCTTTTATACAAGGGCTGAAAGATAAATTTGGCGATTTTTATTTAGTTCCGGAAGGCGGAACAAACGAACTGGCTGTAAAAGGTTGCGAAGAGATTTTGACAGATGAAGATGCGGTTTTCAACTATGTTTGCTGTGCTGTTGGAACAGGCGGCACGATTTCGGGATTAATTAATAATTCGCTGCCAAATCAGAAAATTTTGGGGTTTCCAGCGTTAAAAGGTGACTTTTTAACCGATGAAATTCGTATTTTTGCAAAAAAAGATAACTGGAATTTAATTTCTGACTATCATTTTGGAGGTTATGGCAAGATAAATTTAGAATTAATTGAATTTATTAATGCTTTTTTTGAAGAAACAAAAGTGTCCTTAGATCCAATTTATACAGGAAAGATGGTTTTTGGCGTTATAGATTTAATCGGCAAAAATTATTTTCCTCCACATTCAAAAATTTTACTCATTCACACAGGCGGATTGCAGGGAATTGACGGAATGAATGTAAAGTTGAAGCAGAAGAAATTACCAATACTCAAAACCAATGATTAA
- a CDS encoding glucosaminidase domain-containing protein: protein MIKKIVLLLVILALASCSSSKPAIATTKKAAAVQARTASTKRGTPVKPIGKNYPSTNNTTEVIQSTSKTVVTSDLINNYVLQYKEIAMGNMKTYGIPASIILAQGILESGAGRGDLAVDANNHFGIKCHNDWLGESVRHDDDSAQECFRKYPQASESYRDHALFLVGKKRYASLFTYEKDDYKAWAKGLRACGYATDPKYPDKLISYIERYNLHQYDCQVTGRNYVPINTSAPTKKSSYDVASDPKINMNQYDPNLYEVQKGDTLYSISKKFNLLVEDLKRKNNLTDNAISIGQRLKVK, encoded by the coding sequence ATGATTAAAAAAATTGTATTACTTCTCGTAATATTAGCTTTAGCAAGCTGCTCTTCTAGTAAGCCTGCGATCGCGACGACTAAAAAAGCGGCAGCAGTTCAAGCCAGAACGGCTTCGACAAAAAGAGGCACTCCTGTTAAACCAATCGGTAAAAATTATCCTTCTACAAATAATACAACTGAGGTTATTCAATCTACATCTAAAACAGTTGTTACCAGTGATCTGATTAATAATTATGTGTTGCAGTACAAAGAAATTGCAATGGGAAACATGAAGACTTACGGAATTCCGGCGAGTATTATTTTGGCTCAAGGAATTTTAGAATCTGGTGCAGGAAGAGGAGATTTGGCTGTAGATGCTAATAATCATTTTGGAATAAAATGTCATAATGATTGGTTAGGAGAAAGTGTTCGCCATGACGATGACTCGGCTCAGGAATGTTTTAGAAAATATCCTCAGGCATCAGAATCATATAGAGATCACGCTTTATTTTTGGTTGGAAAAAAACGATATGCTAGTTTATTCACTTACGAAAAAGATGATTACAAAGCTTGGGCAAAAGGGCTTAGAGCTTGTGGATATGCAACAGATCCTAAATATCCAGATAAATTGATCAGTTATATTGAGCGATACAATCTACATCAGTATGATTGTCAAGTTACAGGAAGAAACTATGTGCCAATAAATACTTCGGCTCCAACAAAAAAATCATCTTATGACGTCGCTTCTGATCCAAAAATCAATATGAATCAATATGATCCGAATTTATATGAGGTTCAAAAAGGAGATACGCTATATTCCATTTCGAAGAAATTTAATTTATTAGTTGAAGATTTAAAAAGAAAAAATAATCTGACTGATAATGCTATTTCTATTGGGCAAAGGTTGAAAGTGAAATAA
- the hemL gene encoding glutamate-1-semialdehyde 2,1-aminomutase, which translates to MLYKRSSQLFAEAEKVIPGGVNSPVRAFKAVGGTPIFVKSAKGAYLYDEDGNKLIDYINSWGPMVLGHAYQPVVDAVIEKAKLGTSFGMPTELETEIAALAVSMVPNIDKIRFVNSGTEACMSAIRLARGFTKRDKIIKFAGCYHGHSDSFLIQAGSGAVTFGSPNSPGVTEGTAKDTLLAKYNDLENVKTLVEANKGEIAAIIIEAVAGNMGCIPPAKGFLQGLRDLCTANGILLIFDEVMTGFRLARGGVQELYGIDADIVTFGKVIGGGLPVGAFAAREEIMNYLAPLGPVYQAGTLSGNPLAMAAGYTMLKALDNDREIFTRLEEKTAYLEAGIDRVLKANNVVFTINRVGSMISVHFDANPVTDFQTAAKGDNETFKKFFHGLLQEGVYIAPSAYETWFITDALTYEDLDFTINAIDKVSKTF; encoded by the coding sequence ATGTTATATAAAAGAAGTAGTCAGCTTTTTGCTGAAGCAGAAAAAGTAATTCCGGGAGGAGTAAATTCACCAGTTAGAGCGTTTAAAGCAGTTGGCGGAACTCCGATTTTTGTAAAAAGTGCTAAAGGTGCTTATTTATATGATGAAGACGGAAACAAATTAATAGATTATATCAACTCGTGGGGGCCAATGGTTTTAGGTCATGCCTATCAGCCAGTTGTTGATGCGGTAATCGAAAAAGCAAAACTTGGAACTTCATTCGGAATGCCAACAGAATTGGAAACAGAAATTGCAGCTTTGGCTGTTTCTATGGTTCCAAATATTGACAAAATACGTTTTGTAAATTCGGGCACAGAAGCGTGTATGAGCGCAATTCGTCTAGCTCGCGGATTTACAAAAAGAGATAAAATCATCAAATTTGCAGGCTGTTACCACGGACATTCTGATTCATTTTTGATTCAGGCAGGAAGTGGCGCTGTGACTTTTGGATCTCCAAATAGTCCAGGAGTTACAGAAGGAACTGCAAAAGATACTTTATTAGCGAAATACAATGATTTAGAAAATGTAAAAACATTGGTTGAAGCAAATAAAGGAGAAATTGCAGCAATTATTATTGAAGCAGTTGCGGGAAATATGGGGTGTATTCCGCCAGCAAAAGGTTTCTTGCAAGGTTTAAGAGACTTATGTACAGCAAACGGAATCTTATTGATTTTTGATGAGGTAATGACAGGCTTCCGTTTGGCACGCGGAGGAGTTCAGGAATTATATGGAATTGATGCTGATATCGTGACTTTCGGGAAAGTTATCGGTGGTGGATTACCAGTGGGGGCTTTTGCAGCTCGTGAAGAAATCATGAACTATTTAGCGCCTCTTGGACCAGTTTATCAGGCAGGAACATTATCTGGAAATCCATTAGCAATGGCTGCAGGATATACGATGCTGAAAGCTCTTGATAATGATAGAGAAATTTTTACTCGTTTGGAAGAAAAAACAGCTTATTTAGAAGCAGGAATTGATAGAGTTTTAAAAGCTAACAATGTTGTTTTTACAATCAATAGAGTAGGTTCTATGATTTCTGTTCACTTTGATGCAAATCCGGTAACCGATTTCCAAACTGCTGCAAAAGGTGATAACGAAACGTTTAAGAAATTTTTCCATGGATTGTTGCAGGAAGGTGTCTACATCGCACCATCTGCATACGAAACGTGGTTCATTACAGATGCATTGACTTATGAAGATTTAGATTTTACAATCAATGCGATCGATAAAGTTTCGAAAACATTTTAA
- a CDS encoding MFS transporter, with product MADLSQAHRILFLNTLAFAICFACWTLNGVLVTFLVDKEIFNWSVVQIGWLLGIPVLTGSIMRLPMGILTDKFGGKIVHSALLILASIPLFLLPFATSFTVFAILSFLFGMVGTSFAVGVASTSVWYPKEWQGRALGIFGMGTAGASITPFLAPSLLSTFSENDPENGWKWLPVLYGSALLLMGIVFLIFAKNKKSEAQSKTVKQLLQPLKRVRVWRFGTYYFLVFGSFVTFSQWLLPNFMNVYHTTLVLGGIFTSCFSLPAGVVRAFGGFLSDKFGARKVMYWVLSSSVVLSFLLLFPKMDITTSGSGLLASKAGTVTAVSPDKIVVDGKEYAISQKDESQPHSKFFPSKKTWQEVVVEQNQKVQKKDLLAEGITQIHFEANMWVYLVLVILIGISWGIGSAAVYKHIPDYFPNEVGVIGGMVGLLGGLGGFFGPIIFGYLLSFTGFWTSSWLFILALSLTCLIWMHRVIVKMTKEKLPEMAKDIDRK from the coding sequence ATGGCAGATCTTTCCCAAGCCCACCGCATTCTTTTTTTAAACACTTTGGCATTTGCAATCTGTTTTGCATGCTGGACCCTCAACGGAGTATTGGTTACATTTTTAGTTGATAAAGAAATTTTTAACTGGAGCGTTGTACAAATTGGCTGGCTTTTGGGGATTCCTGTTCTTACGGGATCAATTATGAGATTGCCAATGGGAATTTTAACTGATAAGTTTGGTGGTAAAATTGTGCATTCTGCTTTATTGATTTTGGCTTCTATCCCTTTATTTTTATTGCCATTTGCAACTTCCTTTACGGTTTTCGCTATTTTAAGTTTTCTATTCGGAATGGTAGGAACCAGTTTTGCTGTAGGGGTTGCATCAACCTCTGTTTGGTATCCTAAAGAATGGCAGGGAAGAGCTTTGGGAATTTTCGGAATGGGGACTGCAGGAGCTTCTATAACACCTTTTTTGGCACCTTCACTTTTGAGTACATTTTCAGAAAACGATCCTGAAAATGGATGGAAATGGCTTCCTGTACTTTATGGTTCTGCTTTACTATTAATGGGAATTGTATTTTTGATTTTCGCTAAAAACAAAAAAAGTGAAGCACAATCTAAAACGGTAAAACAATTATTGCAACCCTTAAAGAGAGTGCGTGTTTGGCGTTTCGGAACTTATTATTTCTTAGTATTTGGATCGTTTGTGACTTTCTCGCAATGGCTTCTGCCAAATTTTATGAATGTATATCACACAACTTTAGTTTTAGGCGGAATCTTTACTTCTTGTTTTAGTTTACCTGCGGGTGTCGTACGCGCTTTTGGAGGTTTTTTGTCGGATAAATTCGGAGCCAGAAAGGTAATGTACTGGGTTTTGAGTTCTTCGGTCGTATTAAGCTTTTTATTATTGTTTCCAAAAATGGACATCACTACTTCAGGAAGTGGTCTCTTGGCCAGTAAAGCCGGAACTGTTACAGCGGTTTCGCCAGATAAAATAGTGGTTGATGGTAAAGAATATGCTATAAGTCAGAAAGATGAAAGTCAGCCGCATTCTAAGTTTTTTCCATCCAAAAAAACATGGCAGGAAGTGGTTGTAGAGCAAAATCAAAAAGTGCAAAAGAAGGATTTATTGGCAGAAGGAATTACACAAATTCATTTTGAAGCCAATATGTGGGTGTACTTAGTTTTGGTTATTCTAATAGGAATTTCGTGGGGAATTGGTTCTGCCGCGGTGTACAAACATATACCAGATTATTTTCCCAATGAAGTAGGTGTAATTGGTGGAATGGTCGGACTCTTAGGCGGTTTAGGCGGATTCTTCGGACCCATTATTTTCGGGTATTTATTATCATTTACCGGATTCTGGACGAGTTCTTGGCTTTTTATTCTGGCATTATCATTAACCTGTCTGATTTGGATGCACCGTGTAATTGTAAAAATGACAAAAGAAAAACTGCCTGAAATGGCTAAAGATATTGATCGAAAATAA
- a CDS encoding MFS transporter, translating into MKEKTFNTKALLIATAASVFMVVLVFYGSRKLQNFDAALVTYLFGTLFAFFGVVYRYTVWLQRPPTWMYFKRGIHFLFTGKVFSHLWFLGKESVQNIAFQKFIYPRGKYRWLAHFCIAIGCFSAFAITFPLTFGWIHFTLAPNSISVYEAHFFGFKVMDFRLDSIMAFLTFHALNWSSYLVIFGSLYYLRRRLTNPGLIATQTFEGDLLPLLLLIAISVTGLCLTYSYQFMKGFAYDFLAVVHAVTVIMFLIWIPFGKFFHIIQRPAQIGAHIYKKEGMKKGMAICKETGKPFTTQLHIDDLKIVTKQLGFDFSDDQGNSHLDLSPEGKRDRLAKAHLKARIEGGNLFG; encoded by the coding sequence ATGAAAGAAAAAACATTTAATACGAAAGCTTTATTAATTGCAACGGCAGCTTCGGTTTTTATGGTCGTATTGGTTTTTTATGGATCAAGAAAGTTGCAGAATTTTGATGCGGCCTTAGTTACCTATTTATTCGGAACTCTGTTTGCATTTTTCGGAGTCGTGTATCGCTATACAGTTTGGCTGCAACGACCGCCAACTTGGATGTATTTCAAGCGCGGAATTCATTTTCTCTTTACAGGAAAAGTATTTTCGCATTTGTGGTTTTTAGGAAAAGAATCGGTTCAAAATATTGCTTTTCAGAAGTTCATTTACCCAAGAGGAAAGTACAGATGGCTGGCTCATTTTTGTATTGCAATTGGCTGTTTTTCTGCTTTTGCAATTACTTTTCCGCTCACATTTGGTTGGATTCATTTTACTTTGGCACCAAATTCCATTTCAGTTTACGAAGCTCACTTTTTTGGTTTTAAAGTAATGGATTTCAGGTTGGATTCTATTATGGCTTTTTTGACTTTCCATGCCTTAAACTGGTCTTCCTATCTAGTTATTTTTGGATCACTTTATTATTTAAGAAGACGTTTGACAAATCCAGGGTTAATTGCCACACAGACTTTTGAAGGCGATTTACTGCCACTTCTTTTATTAATTGCAATCTCGGTTACAGGTTTGTGTCTGACTTACTCTTATCAATTTATGAAAGGATTTGCGTATGATTTTCTCGCAGTAGTTCATGCCGTAACGGTAATTATGTTTTTGATATGGATTCCGTTTGGAAAATTCTTCCACATCATTCAACGACCGGCTCAGATTGGTGCGCACATTTACAAAAAAGAAGGAATGAAAAAAGGAATGGCAATCTGTAAAGAAACAGGAAAACCTTTTACAACTCAGCTTCATATTGATGATTTAAAAATTGTAACCAAACAATTAGGTTTCGATTTTAGTGATGATCAAGGAAATTCACATCTGGATTTAAGTCCAGAAGGAAAACGCGATCGTTTGGCCAAAGCGCATTTAAAAGCAAGAATCGAAGGCGGAAATTTATTTGGATAA
- a CDS encoding molybdopterin oxidoreductase family protein, translating into MAKLPVSTEKIIEAFGPHLNYTPKEGYPGRDEPDKTVKTHCCFCGMQCGIQLSVKDNKVVGFEPWMEFPFNEGRLCPKGVQRYMQNNHPDRLLHPIKRIEGKGFEQTTWDEAMDKTVSEIKRIQEKYGKHAFSMLSGVSLTNEKSYLVGKFARVALKTRNLDYNGRLCMVSAGAGNKKAFGLDRASNNYSDLEYAEVIIVAGANISETFPTLTHWIWKARDRGAKLIVVDPRVIPLARTADVHLDVRPGTDSALYGAMLKYLVDHDMLDHDFIDNHTSGFQDTIDAVKDYTLEWAEEITGISKEKIKEAAELWGKAKTSFLLHARGIEHHSKGVDNVLGCINLVLATGRIGRPYCGYGTITGQGNGQGGREHGHKCDQLPGNRDIENMEHRKYIADVWKIKEEDMPHKGITAYEIIEAIHSGEIKGLISICFNPLVSLPNNNYVRSALEKLEFYVAIDFFLNETARHADIVLAGSLQEEEEGTTTSAEGRVIRIRQAVTPPGDARTDTSILLEIAKRLGEEKRFTYADSEAIFNELRVASKGGTADYNGITYKKVEDNMGVFWPCPTEDHPGTPRLWEDKKFATPDGKAHFNPAPYKLPGEVTDEEYPITLTTGRVVSQYLSGTQTRRIGKLVDQFPEPLLEIHPEMAQKYNIQQRELVKVSTRRGEGIFPANIVETIRKDTVFIPYHWPGKKSANQLTPGTLDPISKIPEFKVCACKLEPLGEIKNSSDKSDAYASV; encoded by the coding sequence ATGGCAAAACTACCTGTATCAACCGAAAAAATAATTGAAGCATTTGGTCCGCATCTGAATTATACGCCAAAAGAAGGATATCCAGGACGTGATGAACCAGATAAAACGGTTAAAACACATTGCTGTTTTTGCGGCATGCAGTGCGGAATTCAATTATCTGTAAAAGACAATAAAGTGGTTGGTTTTGAACCTTGGATGGAATTTCCGTTCAACGAAGGCCGTTTGTGTCCAAAAGGTGTTCAGCGCTATATGCAGAACAATCATCCCGACCGATTATTGCACCCCATAAAAAGAATAGAAGGCAAAGGTTTTGAACAAACTACTTGGGATGAAGCTATGGATAAAACCGTTTCTGAAATTAAAAGAATTCAGGAAAAATACGGCAAACATGCTTTTTCGATGTTATCTGGAGTTTCGCTTACAAACGAAAAAAGTTATTTGGTAGGAAAATTTGCGAGAGTAGCTCTAAAAACAAGAAATTTAGATTATAACGGACGTCTTTGTATGGTAAGTGCTGGTGCAGGAAACAAAAAAGCATTTGGTTTAGATCGAGCTTCAAACAATTATTCGGATTTAGAATATGCTGAAGTTATTATTGTTGCGGGAGCGAACATTAGCGAGACGTTTCCAACATTAACCCATTGGATCTGGAAAGCGAGAGATCGCGGCGCTAAATTAATTGTTGTCGACCCACGAGTTATTCCATTGGCGAGAACTGCTGATGTCCATTTAGATGTACGACCAGGAACCGATTCGGCTTTATACGGCGCAATGCTTAAATATCTTGTAGATCACGATATGTTAGATCATGATTTTATTGACAATCATACTTCTGGATTTCAAGATACCATAGATGCTGTAAAAGATTATACTTTGGAATGGGCAGAGGAAATTACAGGAATTTCAAAAGAAAAAATCAAAGAAGCTGCCGAGTTATGGGGAAAAGCAAAAACAAGCTTTTTACTGCACGCACGAGGAATCGAACATCACTCAAAAGGTGTCGATAATGTATTAGGATGCATCAATTTGGTTTTGGCAACAGGAAGAATTGGAAGACCATATTGCGGTTACGGAACCATTACTGGGCAAGGAAATGGTCAGGGCGGAAGAGAACACGGTCATAAATGCGATCAATTGCCTGGAAATCGTGATATCGAAAATATGGAACATCGCAAATACATTGCCGATGTCTGGAAAATTAAGGAAGAAGATATGCCACATAAAGGTATCACAGCTTATGAGATTATCGAAGCAATCCATAGCGGTGAAATAAAGGGATTGATTTCGATTTGTTTTAATCCGTTAGTGTCTTTGCCGAATAATAATTATGTGCGTTCTGCTCTTGAAAAATTAGAGTTTTATGTGGCAATAGATTTCTTTTTGAATGAAACAGCGCGTCATGCTGATATTGTTTTAGCAGGTTCATTGCAGGAAGAAGAAGAGGGAACGACAACTTCAGCCGAAGGACGTGTTATCCGAATTCGTCAAGCTGTAACACCTCCAGGCGATGCAAGAACAGACACTTCAATATTATTAGAAATAGCAAAGAGATTAGGCGAAGAAAAAAGATTTACTTACGCAGATAGCGAAGCCATTTTTAATGAACTGCGTGTCGCTTCAAAAGGAGGAACTGCTGATTATAACGGAATTACTTATAAAAAAGTAGAGGATAATATGGGGGTTTTCTGGCCATGTCCAACCGAAGATCATCCTGGAACGCCAAGATTGTGGGAAGATAAAAAATTTGCTACACCAGACGGAAAAGCACATTTTAATCCTGCTCCTTATAAACTGCCCGGAGAGGTTACAGATGAAGAATATCCAATAACATTAACAACTGGTCGTGTTGTTTCTCAATATTTAAGCGGAACGCAAACTAGAAGAATAGGAAAACTAGTAGATCAATTTCCTGAACCTTTGTTGGAAATTCATCCAGAAATGGCACAGAAATATAATATTCAGCAAAGGGAATTAGTAAAAGTTTCAACCCGAAGAGGAGAAGGAATTTTTCCTGCCAATATTGTAGAAACCATTCGAAAAGATACCGTTTTTATTCCCTATCACTGGCCAGGGAAAAAATCGGCCAATCAGTTAACGCCTGGAACATTAGATCCGATTTCTAAAATTCCAGAATTTAAAGTTTGTGCTTGTAAACTCGAGCCATTAGGAGAAATCAAAAATTCATCAGACAAATCAGATGCTTATGCAAGTGTTTAA
- a CDS encoding 4Fe-4S dicluster domain-containing protein, translating into MNVTNYNKNEEFFVDLQRCIGCKACEMACSECETNGQESMIHVNYVERAVTIQTTVQVCMHCEDPVCANVCPADAISQDEFGVVHTANTERCIGCSNCVMACPFGVPKKMEEYDLMMKCNMCYDRTSVGKKPMCATVCPSGALFYGTRAQIEEMRPNSTPVNSFVFGKERVNTKVNIMMPKGSNELRIF; encoded by the coding sequence ATGAATGTAACCAATTATAATAAGAACGAGGAGTTTTTTGTAGACTTACAAAGATGCATAGGCTGCAAAGCGTGCGAGATGGCTTGTTCGGAATGTGAAACGAATGGTCAGGAATCCATGATTCATGTTAATTATGTAGAGCGTGCCGTTACCATTCAGACCACAGTTCAGGTTTGTATGCATTGCGAAGATCCAGTTTGTGCAAATGTTTGTCCAGCTGATGCGATTTCGCAAGATGAATTCGGAGTAGTTCATACCGCAAATACAGAACGCTGCATTGGCTGCTCCAATTGTGTAATGGCTTGTCCGTTTGGAGTTCCGAAGAAAATGGAAGAATATGATTTGATGATGAAATGCAATATGTGTTACGATAGAACCAGCGTTGGTAAAAAGCCAATGTGTGCAACGGTTTGCCCGAGCGGCGCGCTGTTTTATGGAACTCGCGCTCAGATTGAAGAAATGCGTCCAAACAGCACTCCTGTAAATTCATTTGTTTTCGGGAAAGAACGTGTCAACACAAAAGTGAATATCATGATGCCAAAAGGAAGCAACGAATTACGAATATTCTAA